The DNA segment GCTCTTGCACGACGGCGTCAACACCATCGCCGTCGAGGTCCATCAATCGGGCGGCGGCAGCTCCGATCTCAGCTTCGATCTCCAACTGCTGGTCCCAACGTTCGACCCTTCTGGCGGCTCGATCTATTACACGCTCGACGGCAGCGATCCGCGACTGCCCGGCGGCGCGCCGAGCCCGACGGCCGTACTCTACGACGGTAACGGGCTGCAATTCGACGCCTCGGCGGAAGTCCGCGCCCGCGTGTTGCTTGATGGAGAATGGAGCGCGCTCGACGCCGCGACATTCACGGTCCTCGCGCCGAAATTGCGGATCACCGAGATCATGTACCATCCGCCGGAGCCGGCCCCGGGCAGCCCGTACGGCGACAACGACTTCGAGTACCTGGAGTTGCAAAACACCGGCGCGACTCCGATGCAACTCGCCGGCATGAAGCTTTCCGGCGGCGTCGACTTCACCTTCGTCGGCGGTGCGTTGGCGCCGGGCGCGCATGTGCTGCTCGTCAACAACCAGTTGGCGTTCGAATCGCGTTACGGCGCAGGCCTGACCATCGCCGGCGAATTTAACGGCAACCTCAATAACTCCAGCGACACCTTGCTGCTGGAGTCGGCGTTCCAAGAGAAGTTGCTCGATTTCAGTTACTCCGATGACTGGCAACCTTCGACCGACGGCGGCGGTTTTTCGCTGGTGATTGTCAACCCGCTGGCGGAAACCGGCACTTGGGGCGATGCGCCATCCTGGCGCGCGAGCAACAAGGCGCTCGGTTCTCCCGGCAAGGACGACGCCAATCCGCTCGCAGGGGATACGAACAACGACGGCGATGTGAACATTGCCGACTTGAACAACGTCCGCAACAACTTTGGCGCGAGCGGCCCCGGCGTCGTCGGCGATACCAACGGCGACAACCAGGTCAACATCACCGACCTGAACGCCGTTCGCAACAACTTCGGCGCGTCGAACAACAATTCGCCGGCGCCGTTGCGGCGCAGTGTTTCCGCATCGCAACTCGCCACCACGACGAGCGTAACGACCACCGTCGCCGCCCGGCTGGAAACGAAACGCGAGTCGGATGGCACGTTGTCCGCCTGGGACCGCGCGATTCTGGAATTTGTGGGGACGACGATTTCGCCGAAGCGAAAGTTGACGAAGGATGTCGCCCGCGATTGGGATTGGCGAGAATAAACCGCGACAGACGAGAGTTCCCGGCCGCGACGCTGGTTGAAATGCCGGTGATTTGGGCTATCTTTTCGAGGTTGCCCTTACGCTCGCGGCGGGAAAAGACTGCGCATGATGACGTTCTACGAATGGCAAATGACCCTAGCCCGCCCGATCTTGCCAGTACTTCCGCACCTTGTGAACCGCGAGATCCGCCGCCTCGTGCGGGGGAGCGGCGTCGCCCAGCCCAAGCTACTGGACGTGGGCGGCAGGAAATCGCCGTACACCATCGGCGTCGCCGCCGACGTCACGGTGAGCGACATCCCCCGTGAATCGGAAGTGCAGGAACAGTTGCATCTCGGTTTCACGGATCAGATTTTGCGCAATCTCCAGCGACGTCGTTCGAACATCGTGAACGTCGTGCTGGAAGACATGTGCCGCAGCGCGCAGCCGAGCGATCACTTCGATGGCGTCGTCAGCATCGAAGTGATCGAACATGTGCCCGACGACGAAGCCTTTGTGGCGCAAATTGCCCGCGTGATCAAACCCGGCGGCTGGTTGTTCCTGACCACGCCCAACGGCGACTACGTCAAGAACGAACCGCCGAACTACAACCCGGATCACCTCCGCCACTATCCTAAAGCGGCGCTCGCGGACTTGCTGTCGAGATACTTCCGTGACGTACGCGTGGACTACGCGATCCAAACCGGCAAGCACCGGGCGCGAGGCGGCAAGGGCATCAAGTTGTCACGGCCGCTCCACAGCGCCGGCACCATCGTCAGCAACGTGGCCAGCCACTTCGAGTCGCGCGGCACGTCCAACGAACCCAGACGTATGGCTCACCTGATCGCTGTAGCGAAGAAGTGATTGATCCCACACGCCGACCGGTTCGCGTTGCGTCAATACTGCTCCACATCCGTCACGGGAAACACTTCGAACTCCCCGAATTGGCCCCAGGATGCGCCGGCGGCCGCGAGGTGTCGATCGTCACTCGCTTCGAGCAAGGCAAAAACCACCTCGACCTCGTTGCCGATCCATGCGCCGAGAAACTTAACCCCCGGATTGCGATTTGGGCCACGAAGCTCGAACGAGTCGATGACCTGATTCTTGACTCCCGGCCGAAGCTTGAATTGTACCATGTACTTCATGACGAAACCTTTGCTGCTGGCAATCCCGTGGGCGACACCGCCGGCCGCGCGTTGAGCTTGGCGGCTGGTTGAGATCGATCGTAGCCGTTTGTGCGCCGGATGCAACGTGCTCGACACACGGTTATGCTGGCGAATGCCAACGTCGTTGCGGCATGGTCTCCCGACCATGCCACCCGTGCGACCGCAGGTCTCCATCTCATTGCCGCGATTTAAAACTGGAGACCTGCGGTCAGGCCGGCGGCACGGTCGGGAGACCGTGCCGCAACATTAGACCGTGCCGCAATATTACTTACAGATCAACTAACCCACCGATGTGGCGCCGTAAACTCAAGCCACGGTTCGGCTGGCTAAAACAGCCCTCGTTGTTGATTGAATGGAACGGGTCTCGCCATCCCTAGCGACTTAACCGGCCCAAGACCATTCAGACGCAACATGCGGTTGTCGAGTGCGTGCTGCACGTCGACGTTATGGATGGCCGCCGTCGCGATTACAATTGCGTCCGGCGTCTTGATCTTTCTCAGTTGAGTTCCGGGCTGTAGGTCGGCAGTTGCCCGTGGCTGACGATGTGCGGCGCCCGCGCCTTTTTGGCCGTGTGGAAGCCTGCTCCGTGGGACCGGTTTCGAGGCGGCGCCCCTCGACTTCTTGTTCCGGCGTCAGCCGACTGCGCGGTTCGCGACCGCGCTCATCGTCGAGCCAGGCCAGTCCCTGCTCGTGGTAACGCCGCACCCAATGCTGAAGGATTCAACCCTCGGCCGGTTCGCCCGCCCGCACTAGAATCGGCGTAAGATGCAGGCCGGGGATTGCCTCCCGAGCCGTGGCGAATTACGTTCTTAGGGGCGGCGCGGCCGGTCGTCGTCGCTTGAATTGCCGAGTTTTCCGTCTGCCATCGACTGAAGGAATAACGCCCATGAAATGCCCGCTGGAATGCTGCCGTGCCCTGGGTTTGAAGACTTGGCTCGTCCTGACGGCTGTCGGGCTGGGCTCGATCGGCTGGGCGCTGGCCGACGGCTACGAGAGCGGCATCCAATGGCCGACGCCCAAGCTGGTCACGCCGGGAGACGCGCCGGGCGCGCCGCCGGCAGACGCAGTGGTGCTGTTCGACGGGAAGAACCTCGACGCTTGGGACGGCGGCGACCAATGGATCGTCGAGAACGGCTACGCCATTTCGCACGGCACCGGCATCAACACCAAGGAGAGCTTCGGCTCCTGCCAACTGCACTTGGAATTCGCCACGCCGGAAAAGATCGAAGGCTCCGGTCAGGGGCGCGGCAACAGCGGCGCCTACCTGATGGGCAAATACGAAGTGCAGATCCTCGATTCCTATGGGAATGAGACCTACGTCGACGGCCAGTGCGCCTCGATCTACAAGACCATGCCGCCGCTGGTGAACGCCTGCCGCCAGCCGGGCGCGTGGCAAACCTACGACATCGTCTTCGACGCCCCGGTCTTCGACGGCGACAAGGTCGTCAAGCCGGCCTACTTCACGGTGTTCCAGAACGGCATCCTCGTGCAGAACCACACGGAACTGTTGGGCGGAACCTATTGGGACGAACCGCCCCACTACGACGCGCACGCCGAACGCCTCCCGCTGCACCTGCAGTTCCACGGCAACCCCGTCCGCTTCCGCAACATCTGGGTCCGCGAGATTCCTCCGATGGTGGCGAAGAAATAGTTTGAATGCAGAATGACGAATGCAGAATGATGAATGGCGGAGAGCGACCGTTCATCTTGTCCACGTCCGTCATTCATCATTTGTCATTCATCGTTCATCATTTCCTGCCGGGACGGACCCCCATGCCTGCCATTCAACAACTGTCGCCGCACGTGGTGAATAAGATCGCCGCGGGCGAGGTGATTGAGCGGCCGGCGAGCGTCGTCAAGGAGTTAATGGAAAACGCCCTCGACGCCGGCGCCACGCGCGTCGACGTGGCGGTCGAACAAGGCGGCCTGGAACTGATTCGCGTCAGCGACAATGGTTGCGGCATTCCGCCCGAGGAATTCGCACTGGCCGTGGCCAGCCATGCCACCAGCAAGATTCGCGACGCCGACGATCTGTTTCGCGTCGGCACGCTCGGCTTTCGCGGCGAGGCTCTGGCCAGCATCGCCGCGGTGAGTCGGTTGATGCTGCGCAGCAAACCGCGCGGCGCCGACGCGGCCGCCGAACTGGAGGTCGTCGGCGGGCAGTCGAGCGAACTGATTCCGTGCGGTGCGCCGATCGGCACCACGCTGGAAGTCCGCACGCTGTTTTTCAATACGCCGGTACGACGGAAGTTCTTGAAGTCGACGCAGACCGAGATGGGACACGTCGCCGAGGCCTTC comes from the Planctomycetia bacterium genome and includes:
- a CDS encoding methyltransferase domain-containing protein, whose protein sequence is MMTFYEWQMTLARPILPVLPHLVNREIRRLVRGSGVAQPKLLDVGGRKSPYTIGVAADVTVSDIPRESEVQEQLHLGFTDQILRNLQRRRSNIVNVVLEDMCRSAQPSDHFDGVVSIEVIEHVPDDEAFVAQIARVIKPGGWLFLTTPNGDYVKNEPPNYNPDHLRHYPKAALADLLSRYFRDVRVDYAIQTGKHRARGGKGIKLSRPLHSAGTIVSNVASHFESRGTSNEPRRMAHLIAVAKK
- a CDS encoding DUF3303 family protein, whose amino-acid sequence is MKYMVQFKLRPGVKNQVIDSFELRGPNRNPGVKFLGAWIGNEVEVVFALLEASDDRHLAAAGASWGQFGEFEVFPVTDVEQY
- a CDS encoding DUF1080 domain-containing protein; translation: MKCPLECCRALGLKTWLVLTAVGLGSIGWALADGYESGIQWPTPKLVTPGDAPGAPPADAVVLFDGKNLDAWDGGDQWIVENGYAISHGTGINTKESFGSCQLHLEFATPEKIEGSGQGRGNSGAYLMGKYEVQILDSYGNETYVDGQCASIYKTMPPLVNACRQPGAWQTYDIVFDAPVFDGDKVVKPAYFTVFQNGILVQNHTELLGGTYWDEPPHYDAHAERLPLHLQFHGNPVRFRNIWVREIPPMVAKK